The following proteins come from a genomic window of Methanosarcina sp. MTP4:
- a CDS encoding TCP-1/cpn60 chaperonin family protein: protein MASELKTPEGTDLESRDGMANLARTIRDKILINEPVKEDGLIDQLERAATEIDELLASSLGPKGMNKMVVNPVNDVFITNDGKVILKEMDVLHPIVTTLKKLAESMDKACGDGTKTAVILASNLIKNAIGLIRAGVHPTIIIEGYELALQKAYEMLRYNIRQAGEEDVRTTIACSATGKGVERKQAEEITDVVQGVIAHLSETQKGRLDLNRNVKVLKKMGGPGMVALEGLIMDENPARTDMPRDFEEPSVLIINYDLKIKSGYLNPQHNLRMDSVQTALLFEERKKEMCRELAGKIINSGANVLFCEGDIDPYIETLLRDSKILAFKKLKMKDLEKLSEATGTTLMSKNDEILPQHLGKADRIKLEKRNRENFVFITVKGKPISTILIWDPTRYGLDKVEEAVDDALNNAAFLIKNREIVNGGGAIEFELAHMVRIFAATQTGKKQLAILAYAGALEKVPETLARNAGMKTIDAMVEMRNAYARGVEARIDISRKVTDKGPKVYDSATIKKLALISATETARNVLRIDEIIPKA, encoded by the coding sequence ATGGCAAGCGAACTAAAAACACCTGAAGGAACCGATCTTGAAAGCCGGGACGGAATGGCAAACCTGGCAAGGACCATAAGAGACAAGATCCTCATCAACGAGCCGGTAAAAGAAGACGGGCTTATCGACCAGCTCGAAAGGGCTGCAACGGAAATAGACGAACTTCTGGCATCATCCCTGGGCCCGAAAGGGATGAACAAGATGGTAGTAAATCCGGTGAACGACGTGTTCATAACAAACGACGGGAAAGTGATCTTAAAGGAAATGGACGTCCTCCACCCGATCGTAACTACCCTGAAAAAGCTTGCTGAATCAATGGACAAAGCCTGCGGGGACGGGACGAAAACAGCGGTGATCCTGGCAAGCAACCTGATTAAAAACGCAATTGGGCTGATAAGAGCGGGAGTACACCCCACAATTATCATAGAAGGCTACGAACTTGCCCTGCAAAAAGCCTATGAGATGCTCCGGTACAACATAAGGCAGGCAGGGGAAGAGGACGTCAGGACAACGATTGCGTGCTCAGCCACCGGAAAAGGGGTGGAGAGAAAGCAGGCGGAGGAGATTACGGACGTCGTACAGGGAGTTATAGCCCACCTGAGCGAGACGCAGAAAGGCCGCCTCGACCTCAACCGGAACGTGAAGGTCCTGAAGAAGATGGGAGGGCCGGGGATGGTGGCCCTGGAAGGCCTGATAATGGACGAAAACCCGGCAAGGACGGATATGCCAAGGGACTTTGAAGAACCCTCGGTGCTCATTATCAATTACGACCTCAAGATTAAAAGCGGATACCTCAACCCACAGCATAACCTGAGAATGGACTCTGTCCAAACGGCTCTCCTTTTTGAGGAGAGAAAGAAGGAGATGTGCAGGGAGCTTGCGGGAAAAATAATCAATTCGGGCGCAAACGTCCTCTTTTGCGAGGGAGATATAGACCCCTATATCGAGACCCTGCTTCGGGACAGCAAGATACTGGCTTTCAAGAAACTGAAAATGAAAGACCTGGAAAAGCTTTCGGAAGCCACGGGTACGACCCTGATGAGCAAGAATGACGAGATCCTGCCCCAGCACCTCGGTAAAGCCGACAGGATTAAGCTTGAAAAACGAAACAGGGAGAACTTCGTCTTCATAACCGTGAAGGGAAAACCGATTTCCACGATCCTGATATGGGACCCGACAAGGTACGGGCTGGACAAGGTGGAAGAAGCAGTGGATGACGCCCTTAACAATGCTGCTTTCCTCATAAAAAACAGGGAGATAGTAAACGGCGGAGGCGCAATTGAGTTTGAACTGGCCCACATGGTCAGGATATTTGCGGCAACACAGACAGGAAAGAAACAGCTGGCTATCCTGGCATACGCCGGAGCCCTGGAAAAGGTCCCGGAAACCCTGGCAAGAAATGCGGGAATGAAAACCATCGATGCGATGGTGGAGATGAGAAACGCCTACGCCAGAGGAGTGGAGGCAAGGATAGATATCTCAAGGAAAGTTACGGATAAGGGGCCGAAAGTCTACGATTCGGCAACGATCAAGAAACTTGCCCTGATCTCGGCAACAGAGACCGCAAGAAACGTCCTCAGGATTGACGAGATAATCCCAAAAGCCTGA
- a CDS encoding winged helix-turn-helix domain-containing protein: MSGIVDLIFYSEKRKEILILLAESPKSADEIKNGLCGDTLSITPQLKKLKDMDIIVQHEDTFELTDIGKIIVKKMLPLTELFQAFEDNNDYWSKHDRRPIPEHLINKMHMLGKCKVDEPDLGHLFEFPNELKEIVFRSTRLRVFYSFFCPESPAIQETCAKKGTKMDLIMDEKVYSRLKNDFEDTYRTLLENNVPLYVYKGETKPSSFMVTDEFITLKLFRKKGEFDHRRLMSFNKSAIEWGDELADYYIGLSEKVN, translated from the coding sequence ATGAGCGGGATTGTAGATTTGATCTTTTATTCTGAAAAAAGGAAAGAAATTCTTATATTGCTTGCTGAGAGCCCAAAAAGCGCCGACGAAATCAAAAACGGACTTTGTGGCGACACACTTTCAATAACTCCACAGCTAAAAAAGCTGAAGGACATGGACATTATTGTCCAGCACGAAGATACCTTCGAACTCACGGATATAGGGAAAATAATTGTTAAAAAAATGCTGCCTCTAACCGAACTCTTCCAGGCCTTTGAGGACAACAACGATTACTGGTCAAAGCACGACCGAAGGCCAATCCCCGAGCACCTGATAAATAAAATGCACATGCTTGGGAAATGCAAAGTGGATGAGCCTGACCTTGGTCACCTTTTCGAATTCCCGAACGAGCTGAAAGAAATAGTATTCAGATCCACAAGGCTCAGAGTGTTTTACTCGTTCTTTTGCCCTGAATCTCCTGCAATTCAGGAAACCTGCGCAAAAAAAGGGACAAAAATGGACCTGATTATGGATGAAAAAGTATACAGCAGATTAAAAAACGACTTTGAGGACACATACAGGACCCTTCTTGAAAATAATGTTCCACTCTACGTTTACAAAGGAGAAACAAAACCCTCTTCATTTATGGTCACCGATGAGTTTATAACCCTGAAACTCTTTAGAAAAAAAGGAGAGTTTGACCACCGAAGGTTAATGAGTTTCAACAAAAGTGCCATTGAATGGGGAGACGAGCTGGCGGATTACTACATCGGACTCTCGGAGAAAGTAAATTAA
- a CDS encoding molybdopterin dinucleotide binding domain-containing protein yields MKLKANLISGRTADQGAHLEAKTYRGYFDACAYCELNSADLDKLGVSEGDSLKVTTDFGEVVVFAKANDGNPDGLAFIPMGPWANTVLDPDTHGCGMPGLKGVPAEIEATEEKPLDMKSLMKQYRED; encoded by the coding sequence ATGAAATTGAAAGCAAATCTCATATCCGGAAGAACCGCCGACCAGGGCGCACATCTGGAAGCAAAGACTTACAGGGGCTATTTTGATGCCTGTGCATACTGTGAACTGAACTCTGCAGACCTCGATAAACTGGGTGTTTCCGAAGGAGACAGCCTGAAGGTCACCACTGACTTTGGGGAAGTAGTGGTGTTTGCAAAGGCAAACGACGGAAATCCCGACGGTCTGGCCTTTATCCCCATGGGCCCCTGGGCAAACACAGTCCTGGACCCTGACACCCACGGTTGCGGAATGCCAGGGCTAAAAGGTGTCCCTGCAGAAATCGAAGCCACAGAAGAGAAGCCTCTGGACATGAAGTCCCTTATGAAACAGTACAGGGAAGATTAA
- a CDS encoding DUF6951 family protein: MTKMKVSSYICGITHTIMGRVEGDKIIIEIDTPCEKFRDLSHLEFPLQEMYETQDKLALEMARKTECNMECALDCTQDCLIPPAVFNICSIEKEHATATPFDSIRVIGSEFEIPEFESSEFENPEFESPEFESPEFENSEFE, encoded by the coding sequence ATGACAAAAATGAAAGTATCTTCCTACATCTGCGGTATAACCCATACAATAATGGGAAGGGTTGAAGGAGACAAAATCATCATCGAAATCGACACCCCCTGTGAAAAATTCAGGGATCTCTCCCACCTGGAATTCCCTCTTCAGGAAATGTACGAGACTCAGGACAAACTCGCCCTGGAGATGGCGAGAAAAACGGAATGCAACATGGAATGCGCCCTTGACTGCACCCAGGACTGTCTCATTCCTCCTGCGGTATTCAATATCTGCAGCATAGAAAAAGAACATGCAACCGCAACCCCTTTTGACAGCATAAGAGTTATAGGTTCGGAATTTGAAATTCCGGAATTTGAAAGCTCAGAATTTGAAAATCCTGAATTTGAAAGTCCTGAATTTGAAAGTCCTGAATTCGAAAACTCGGAATTTGAATGA
- a CDS encoding methylamine methyltransferase corrinoid protein reductive activase, with protein sequence MYGIALDLGTSGFRAQLIDLKTKQVLRTAMTMRHPLPGGNVIDHLDFALEVGQDIAHGIIMDAVKKVIDTLDVDPSNIEKLVVCGNPIQLSLFQNSEIRDLAYAGKNMQRRLGVENVERGARVFPASELFKGVLEMPKCKVTVPPAIAHEIGADALAMMIETDFLNQKEVSIVTDYGTNAEMAIKVGDRIITGSAAAGPAIEGQGISCGMIASPGAIADVNVEGDYWRLSVLDNSMESKPGNLIDPVTGEVIEKGEYEAVGITGTGVIAVIAVAIETGLMEQPPKLPNGKLVLGKGIEISEEDISEAGKAIGAIRAAQLTLMLEAGVSFEDLENVYMSGASGTYVDCRKARKIGSCPDFSRKAVQFGNTSIALAREIILDDSRLDEVIALANSITADHLMMATSETFKNIYTCELSYWTEGMTMKLYKKFMKMYKYPPFPEPVEDAVMEKRAAKDIEETGGIPVQIVEEIGTTIEVPVDGCILCKRCNEECPENALVTIEKNGVRFARCSTQDCLGTSCRRCVRACPMKAIDFRNISSLSAKEIQRNDISGEVY encoded by the coding sequence ATGTATGGGATTGCACTTGACCTGGGAACCAGCGGATTTCGAGCACAGCTTATAGATCTGAAGACAAAACAAGTATTAAGAACTGCGATGACGATGAGACACCCCCTTCCCGGGGGAAACGTCATCGACCACCTGGATTTCGCCCTTGAAGTCGGACAGGATATTGCACACGGCATCATTATGGATGCGGTAAAAAAGGTCATCGATACCCTGGACGTGGACCCTTCAAACATCGAAAAACTGGTGGTATGCGGAAACCCAATCCAGCTTTCCCTCTTCCAGAACTCGGAAATAAGGGACCTGGCCTATGCCGGCAAGAATATGCAAAGAAGGCTTGGGGTCGAAAATGTGGAAAGGGGAGCCAGGGTCTTCCCGGCATCCGAACTTTTCAAAGGCGTACTGGAAATGCCGAAATGTAAGGTCACAGTGCCCCCGGCAATTGCCCACGAAATAGGAGCCGATGCCCTGGCGATGATGATCGAAACCGACTTCCTGAACCAGAAAGAGGTTTCCATTGTTACCGACTACGGGACAAACGCAGAGATGGCAATAAAGGTAGGGGACCGGATCATCACGGGCAGTGCGGCGGCAGGGCCAGCCATTGAAGGGCAGGGGATCAGTTGCGGAATGATTGCAAGCCCCGGAGCGATCGCAGACGTGAACGTCGAAGGGGACTACTGGAGGCTTTCAGTCCTGGACAACAGCATGGAAAGCAAGCCAGGAAACCTTATAGACCCCGTCACCGGAGAAGTCATTGAAAAGGGAGAATATGAAGCTGTGGGGATTACCGGAACAGGAGTAATTGCCGTCATTGCCGTTGCCATAGAAACCGGCCTGATGGAACAGCCCCCCAAACTCCCCAACGGAAAGCTGGTCCTTGGAAAAGGCATTGAAATCTCGGAAGAAGACATCTCAGAAGCCGGAAAAGCCATCGGGGCAATCCGGGCAGCTCAGCTTACCCTTATGCTGGAAGCAGGGGTTTCTTTCGAAGACCTCGAAAACGTCTACATGTCCGGGGCCTCAGGGACTTACGTGGACTGCAGGAAAGCCAGGAAAATCGGGTCCTGCCCTGATTTCTCAAGGAAAGCCGTGCAGTTCGGGAACACTTCCATCGCCCTTGCAAGAGAAATTATTCTGGACGATTCCAGGCTCGATGAAGTCATTGCCCTTGCAAATAGCATTACGGCCGACCACCTGATGATGGCCACCAGCGAGACTTTCAAGAACATCTACACCTGCGAGCTTTCCTACTGGACCGAGGGCATGACCATGAAACTATACAAAAAGTTCATGAAAATGTACAAGTACCCTCCCTTCCCGGAACCGGTAGAAGACGCAGTGATGGAAAAGAGAGCTGCAAAAGATATCGAAGAAACGGGCGGCATACCTGTCCAGATAGTAGAGGAAATCGGGACCACCATCGAAGTCCCGGTAGACGGCTGTATCCTCTGCAAACGTTGTAATGAAGAATGTCCGGAAAATGCCCTTGTGACCATCGAGAAAAACGGAGTCAGGTTTGCAAGGTGCAGCACCCAGGACTGCCTGGGAACAAGCTGTAGACGCTGTGTCCGCGCCTGTCCGATGAAAGCAATCGATTTCAGGAACATCTCATCCCTGAGCGCAAAAGAGATTCAGAGAAACGATATTAGCGGGGAAGTCTACTGA
- a CDS encoding uroporphyrinogen decarboxylase family protein, with amino-acid sequence MAKEDILNGLADAVVEGDDDIAEEFAQKALDEEVDAYEAIVDGLAKGMKIISDMYEKGEAFVPSLLLAADAMYAGMDILTPYINADTSAEPKNVIIGTVEGDVHDIGKNLVKTMMTAAGFNMIDLGCDVPLDKFAEVAKEKRATGISMSTLMTTTMGGMETVIEQLQEVGIRDSLVVMIGGAPVSRDFADSIGADGTALDASAAVETMTSLASELPADSWSDSSIAESKMKYKEILAQKGTKENIDIGLITAEKVIAEFESVVPKFNETMTKIERFSASFEDKKVDRLPIATLACGVSRKFVPCSYKEYSTSAEKYAESAFTGIKYFNMDTFVGLTDLCVDAADFGAEIRYPEEDTPAAIGHLEDYEKLEVPEIKEGTRAYNLIQGNKLATEKAHSIDAPMTALIEGPMVALTQIMGATRVLSDLRTNPDVVLKALDKTATYVEEIMKGMFEEAQPDNLCMVTLWTNNVILSADEYMKSEGQIMQNRVAPLYKQYNKPTVIHNCSDAPHWDLISKWDTKYYSYTFYPDEVNKGSKDHKHLISTYGKDTMFAGEVSPILFLDNSPEGIEKMKADTVNLQESVLTALKENGMQSKYAIATGCEVPPGAPCDAITAQTYTVAEKGPEIYKKIIG; translated from the coding sequence ATGGCAAAAGAAGACATTTTAAACGGTTTAGCGGACGCTGTAGTTGAAGGCGACGACGACATTGCAGAAGAATTTGCACAAAAAGCCCTTGATGAGGAAGTTGATGCATACGAAGCAATTGTCGACGGGCTTGCAAAGGGTATGAAGATCATCAGTGACATGTACGAGAAGGGAGAAGCATTCGTGCCAAGCCTTCTGCTCGCAGCTGACGCAATGTATGCCGGAATGGACATCCTCACTCCCTACATCAACGCAGACACAAGCGCTGAGCCCAAGAACGTTATCATCGGTACCGTCGAAGGGGACGTGCACGACATCGGAAAGAACCTTGTTAAGACCATGATGACAGCAGCAGGTTTCAACATGATCGACCTCGGCTGCGACGTGCCTCTCGACAAGTTCGCAGAAGTTGCAAAGGAAAAAAGGGCAACCGGTATCTCCATGAGCACACTCATGACCACCACCATGGGCGGCATGGAAACAGTTATCGAGCAGCTCCAGGAGGTAGGTATCAGAGACTCCCTCGTAGTTATGATAGGTGGCGCACCTGTTTCCAGAGACTTCGCAGACTCGATCGGCGCAGACGGCACAGCCCTTGACGCCAGCGCAGCAGTCGAAACCATGACCTCCCTTGCAAGCGAACTTCCTGCCGATTCCTGGAGCGACTCCTCAATCGCAGAAAGCAAGATGAAGTACAAGGAAATCCTGGCCCAGAAAGGAACAAAAGAAAATATAGACATCGGTCTTATAACCGCCGAAAAGGTCATAGCAGAGTTCGAATCTGTCGTGCCCAAGTTCAACGAAACCATGACCAAGATTGAGAGGTTCTCCGCATCCTTCGAAGACAAGAAGGTCGACAGGCTTCCGATCGCAACTCTTGCCTGCGGTGTATCCAGAAAGTTCGTGCCCTGTTCTTACAAGGAGTACTCGACAAGTGCAGAGAAGTACGCAGAAAGTGCCTTCACAGGTATCAAATACTTTAACATGGACACTTTCGTCGGGCTGACCGATCTTTGTGTGGATGCAGCCGACTTCGGCGCAGAGATAAGGTACCCCGAAGAAGACACCCCTGCAGCAATCGGCCACCTTGAAGACTACGAGAAACTCGAAGTCCCCGAAATCAAGGAAGGAACCCGGGCTTACAACCTCATCCAGGGTAACAAGCTCGCAACCGAGAAGGCCCACTCCATCGATGCCCCCATGACCGCCCTGATCGAAGGCCCGATGGTCGCCCTGACCCAGATTATGGGAGCAACCCGCGTGCTTTCCGATCTCAGGACCAACCCGGATGTCGTCCTCAAGGCCCTTGACAAGACAGCTACCTACGTTGAAGAGATCATGAAGGGCATGTTCGAAGAAGCCCAGCCAGACAACCTCTGTATGGTAACCCTCTGGACCAACAACGTCATCCTCAGCGCTGACGAATACATGAAGTCCGAAGGTCAGATCATGCAGAACAGGGTTGCTCCGCTCTACAAGCAGTACAACAAGCCAACGGTCATCCACAACTGTTCCGACGCCCCGCACTGGGACCTCATCAGCAAGTGGGACACCAAATACTACAGCTACACCTTCTATCCGGATGAAGTCAACAAGGGATCCAAGGACCACAAGCACCTGATCTCCACCTACGGCAAGGACACAATGTTCGCCGGGGAAGTCAGTCCGATCCTTTTCCTCGACAACTCCCCAGAAGGCATCGAGAAAATGAAAGCAGACACCGTGAACCTCCAGGAGAGCGTCCTCACCGCCCTCAAGGAAAACGGCATGCAGTCCAAGTATGCGATTGCAACCGGCTGTGAAGTGCCGCCAGGAGCACCCTGTGACGCTATCACTGCCCAGACCTACACTGTAGCAGAGAAGGGACCGGAAATCTACAAGAAGATCATCGGATAA
- a CDS encoding TCP-1/cpn60 chaperonin family protein yields MASELKTSNGTNPESRDGMANLARTIRDKILINEPVKEEGLIDQLERAAKEIDELLASSLGPKGMNKMVVNPVNDVFITNDGKVILKEMDVLHPIVTTLKKLAESMDKACGDGTKTAVILASNLIKNAIELIRAGVHPTIIIEGYELALQKAYEMLRYSIRQAGEEDVRTTITCSATGKGVERKQAEEITDVVLGVIAHLSETQKGRLDLNRNVKVLKKVGGPEMVALEGLIMDENPARTDMPKDFENPSVLLINYDLKIKSGYLNPQHNLRMDSVQTALMFEERKKEMCRELAGKIINSGANVLFCEGDIDPYIETLLRDSKILAFKKLKMKDLEKLSEATGTTLMSKNDEILPRHLGKADRIKLEKRNRENFVFITVKGKPISTILIWDPTRYGLDKVEEAVDDALNNAAFLIKNREIVNGGGAIEFELAHMIRIFAATQTGKKQLAILAYAGALEKVPETLARNAGMKTIDAMVEMRNAYARGVEARIDISRKVTDKGPKVYDSATIKKLALISATETARNVLRIDEIIPKA; encoded by the coding sequence ATGGCAAGCGAACTGAAAACGTCTAACGGTACTAATCCGGAAAGCCGGGACGGAATGGCAAACCTGGCAAGGACAATAAGAGACAAGATCCTCATCAACGAACCGGTAAAAGAAGAAGGGCTTATCGACCAGCTAGAAAGGGCTGCAAAGGAAATCGACGAGCTTCTGGCATCATCCCTGGGTCCTAAAGGGATGAACAAGATGGTAGTAAACCCGGTGAACGACGTATTCATAACAAACGACGGGAAGGTCATCCTCAAGGAAATGGACGTCCTCCACCCGATCGTAACTACCCTCAAAAAGCTTGCGGAATCCATGGACAAGGCCTGCGGGGACGGAACTAAAACCGCAGTGATCCTGGCAAGCAACCTGATTAAAAACGCAATTGAGCTGATAAGAGCCGGAGTCCACCCCACTATTATAATAGAAGGCTATGAACTTGCCCTGCAAAAAGCCTATGAAATGCTCCGGTACAGCATAAGGCAGGCAGGAGAAGAGGATGTCAGGACCACGATTACATGCTCTGCCACAGGGAAAGGAGTGGAGAGAAAGCAGGCGGAAGAGATTACGGACGTCGTACTGGGAGTTATCGCCCACCTGAGCGAGACGCAGAAAGGCCGCCTCGACCTCAACCGGAACGTGAAGGTCCTGAAGAAGGTGGGAGGGCCGGAGATGGTGGCCCTGGAAGGCCTGATAATGGACGAAAACCCGGCAAGGACGGATATGCCAAAGGACTTTGAAAACCCCTCGGTGCTCCTGATCAATTACGACCTCAAGATTAAAAGCGGATACCTCAACCCCCAGCACAACCTGAGAATGGATTCCGTGCAGACAGCCCTTATGTTTGAGGAAAGAAAGAAGGAGATGTGCAGGGAGCTTGCGGGAAAAATAATCAATTCGGGCGCAAACGTCCTCTTTTGCGAGGGAGATATAGACCCCTATATCGAGACCCTGCTTCGAGACAGCAAGATACTGGCTTTCAAGAAACTGAAAATGAAAGACCTGGAAAAGCTTTCTGAAGCCACGGGTACGACCCTGATGAGCAAGAATGACGAGATTCTGCCCCGGCACCTCGGTAAAGCCGACAGGATTAAGCTTGAAAAACGAAACAGGGAAAACTTCGTATTCATAACCGTGAAGGGAAAACCGATTTCCACGATCCTGATATGGGACCCGACAAGGTACGGGCTGGACAAGGTGGAAGAAGCAGTGGATGACGCCCTTAACAATGCTGCTTTCCTCATAAAAAACAGGGAGATAGTAAACGGCGGAGGCGCAATTGAGTTTGAACTGGCCCACATGATCAGGATATTTGCGGCAACACAGACAGGAAAGAAACAGCTGGCTATCCTGGCATACGCCGGAGCCCTGGAAAAGGTTCCGGAAACCCTGGCAAGAAATGCGGGAATGAAAACCATCGATGCGATGGTGGAGATGAGAAACGCCTACGCCAGAGGAGTGGAGGCAAGGATAGATATCTCAAGGAAAGTTACGGATAAGGGGCCGAAAGTCTACGATTCGGCAACGATCAAGAAACTTGCCCTGATATCGGCAACAGAAACCGCAAGAAACGTCCTCAGGATTGACGAGATAATCCCAAAAGCCTGA